Proteins encoded within one genomic window of Hahella chejuensis KCTC 2396:
- a CDS encoding DUF1631 family protein → MSEISGREQERRASQRRPIQLSASLDFKGLSGLSCTIADFCPEGVYVTYPTETAQRLKHSGFTAGQRIQVSFIDPFVNRNHTLKVNVVRAIDSAMGGSFAEGNMAAVTALLRICGAENIGHGAPKSSTDSASLLMRQCERVIHQHLTPLFDTYLRALPKSFDEAINTAPTDNQRSQLADAAIALAKQNEIFSSQFFKHIGQALTPRAVSAVKKEEECTDLSLIDKSEFEDWLTLKVMVTKAETAYRAVLVQLKMRLDAAGVVCHKGYNNAVGPPLLCYALRDTLMQLHLPLPAERLCLRVFERTVLAELGPVYAELNELLVRRGVLPNLDLSKYLSTPEAEKKAEEEIAKKPPAEGKQDPFSAEDKERAEQLRQKLMGSNHEESKQPAKPVTPPAPPPSGAQGERDMHGYLADAETSFAAVNKLFEILESNRALLKQKELQAPPFPKPSEAPQFRNEEILFNLQSVQQHPPGEGVSLDESGLRERLFNVLQNNEAGLKSFGAEQDKALDVVDRFFASLLKNQKLSGIAKMQIKGLELPVLRLLMRNPDFLEQHENTAHKVINRIAQIGVKGGRNSQSVLERINTLIHRIQADHERDPGVFDEALAELDELLERQNLLYRRNVERVTAAAEGQQKVEEAKQAVIDEIEQRIAGKQVPRAVATLLNGGWRDLLSLTYIRQGPSSQAWYDYLSVLDTLIHVGNDPGFEFNLPELLRIIQDGLSAISSNHMPSGHIRDELKRFLVRRVGAEPEMVTMPDNREETSDPGVQLLGEARQRGLQRWLMRAQKLKVGDWLRLERDEKEAEFIRLVWVGRSFSRYVFVNHQGMKVIDLDALTLAAYLQKGIAAPDESVDTPVVDQGLDAMVQDLYEQLSHASSHDELTGLIQRKEFERQALVKLSQSSDGDKFVGLLVSLGQFRLINESAGIEAGDQALKDIASLLKSLFTPKTLVCRFGGDEFMLLVEGEATAAVEKITTALRQYQLRWESNVFSVSASIGYVEVSGGVLDVPHMVQAVEEAARRAKSKGGNRVEEFDVDRALIARRDAIASKVASLGKELENERVLLRCQKIIPLHPGAKMGAQYEILLSIYDDNGNLIPAGDFVRAAETYKRMQAVDRWVVGHMLDWMSKNRQQIETMGGVSINLSGHSLNDEGLLEFIFERLTKYDCPMDKMCFEITEAAAISNLCDVSEFIVELQEYGCRFCLGDFGTAMASYQYLKQLPVDLIKVDGSFVKDVATDQNDQTMIRSMTEMAHYLGREIIAPQVETKESLEMLQKLGVDYVQGFYIERPKSLANF, encoded by the coding sequence ATGTCGGAAATCAGTGGCAGAGAACAGGAACGGCGTGCGAGTCAACGTCGCCCCATTCAGTTGAGCGCCTCTCTCGACTTTAAGGGATTGAGCGGCCTGTCATGCACAATTGCGGATTTCTGTCCGGAAGGCGTTTATGTCACCTATCCCACAGAGACGGCTCAACGGCTAAAGCATAGCGGCTTTACCGCCGGTCAGCGCATTCAGGTGAGTTTTATCGATCCTTTCGTGAATCGCAACCATACGCTGAAGGTGAACGTGGTGAGAGCCATCGACAGCGCGATGGGAGGGAGCTTCGCAGAAGGCAATATGGCGGCGGTGACTGCTCTACTGCGAATATGTGGGGCCGAGAACATTGGTCATGGCGCTCCAAAAAGCTCCACGGACTCCGCCTCATTGTTGATGAGGCAGTGCGAGCGGGTCATCCACCAGCACCTGACGCCTTTGTTTGATACCTATCTGCGCGCTTTGCCGAAAAGTTTCGATGAGGCCATTAATACTGCGCCTACGGATAACCAACGCTCTCAACTTGCCGACGCCGCCATAGCCTTGGCGAAGCAGAATGAAATTTTTTCCAGCCAGTTCTTCAAACATATTGGCCAAGCGCTGACTCCCCGAGCGGTGAGCGCTGTGAAAAAGGAAGAGGAGTGTACGGATTTATCGCTGATTGATAAGTCCGAGTTTGAAGACTGGCTCACGCTGAAAGTCATGGTCACAAAAGCGGAAACTGCGTATCGGGCGGTTTTGGTGCAGCTGAAAATGCGTTTGGACGCCGCCGGAGTGGTTTGCCACAAAGGATATAACAACGCGGTGGGGCCGCCGCTTTTGTGTTATGCCTTGCGTGACACCTTGATGCAATTGCATTTACCGCTGCCGGCGGAGCGCCTGTGCTTGAGAGTGTTTGAGCGCACTGTACTGGCCGAATTAGGGCCTGTGTATGCAGAACTGAATGAACTGCTGGTTCGACGAGGCGTGCTGCCCAATCTTGATTTGTCCAAATACTTAAGCACACCGGAAGCGGAGAAAAAGGCGGAGGAGGAAATTGCCAAGAAACCGCCAGCCGAGGGCAAGCAAGATCCGTTCAGTGCGGAGGACAAAGAGCGTGCTGAGCAATTGCGTCAAAAGTTGATGGGCTCAAACCACGAGGAGTCCAAGCAGCCCGCCAAGCCTGTCACTCCCCCGGCCCCTCCTCCATCAGGAGCGCAGGGCGAAAGAGATATGCATGGCTACTTGGCGGATGCGGAAACCAGCTTCGCGGCGGTGAATAAACTGTTTGAAATTCTGGAAAGCAATCGCGCTTTATTGAAGCAAAAAGAGCTGCAGGCGCCCCCTTTTCCAAAACCCTCCGAAGCGCCCCAGTTCCGCAACGAAGAAATTCTGTTCAACTTGCAGTCCGTGCAGCAGCACCCGCCCGGGGAGGGCGTCAGCCTTGATGAGTCAGGATTGCGAGAGCGCTTGTTCAACGTACTTCAGAATAATGAAGCAGGTTTGAAATCTTTTGGCGCGGAGCAGGACAAGGCCCTGGATGTGGTGGACCGATTTTTCGCCAGCCTTTTGAAAAACCAGAAGCTTAGCGGAATCGCCAAGATGCAGATCAAGGGACTGGAGCTACCTGTGCTGCGCTTGCTGATGCGTAATCCAGACTTCCTGGAGCAGCACGAAAATACGGCGCATAAAGTCATCAATCGTATTGCGCAGATCGGCGTCAAAGGGGGAAGGAACAGTCAATCGGTCTTGGAGCGCATTAATACGCTGATTCATCGTATTCAGGCGGATCATGAACGGGACCCAGGCGTATTTGATGAAGCGCTGGCGGAGTTGGATGAATTGCTGGAGCGCCAGAATCTGCTTTATCGCCGGAATGTGGAAAGGGTCACAGCAGCGGCGGAAGGGCAGCAGAAAGTTGAGGAAGCCAAGCAGGCTGTGATTGACGAAATAGAGCAACGCATCGCCGGCAAGCAGGTGCCGCGGGCGGTGGCGACGCTGCTGAATGGCGGCTGGCGGGATTTGCTGTCGCTGACCTATATTCGGCAAGGCCCTTCCAGCCAGGCCTGGTATGACTACCTGAGCGTTTTGGATACGCTGATTCATGTCGGCAATGACCCAGGTTTCGAGTTCAACTTGCCGGAACTGTTACGCATTATTCAGGACGGCCTCTCCGCAATCTCCTCCAATCATATGCCGTCCGGCCACATTCGCGATGAGCTTAAACGTTTCCTCGTACGTCGTGTGGGGGCCGAGCCCGAAATGGTGACCATGCCGGATAATCGGGAAGAAACCAGTGACCCAGGCGTGCAGTTACTGGGCGAAGCCAGGCAACGAGGTTTGCAGCGCTGGCTGATGCGGGCGCAAAAACTGAAAGTCGGGGATTGGCTGAGACTGGAGCGAGACGAGAAGGAGGCCGAGTTTATTCGGCTGGTCTGGGTCGGCCGCAGCTTTTCACGTTATGTTTTCGTGAACCATCAGGGAATGAAGGTGATAGACCTGGACGCGCTGACGCTGGCGGCCTACCTGCAAAAAGGCATCGCCGCCCCGGACGAGTCGGTGGATACGCCAGTGGTGGATCAAGGCCTGGACGCTATGGTTCAGGACCTTTATGAGCAACTCAGCCACGCGTCGTCACATGATGAGTTGACCGGGTTGATTCAGCGTAAAGAGTTTGAACGTCAGGCGCTGGTGAAACTTTCCCAGTCCAGTGATGGCGATAAGTTTGTAGGACTGCTGGTCAGTCTTGGGCAGTTCCGCCTGATCAACGAATCCGCCGGTATTGAGGCGGGCGATCAGGCGCTAAAGGATATCGCAAGTTTATTGAAGTCGCTCTTTACGCCAAAAACATTGGTATGCCGGTTTGGCGGCGATGAATTCATGTTGCTGGTGGAAGGCGAGGCGACGGCGGCGGTGGAGAAAATCACCACGGCGCTGCGTCAGTATCAGCTGCGATGGGAAAGCAATGTATTCTCTGTCTCTGCGAGTATTGGTTATGTTGAGGTCAGCGGGGGCGTGCTGGATGTGCCGCATATGGTGCAGGCCGTTGAAGAGGCTGCTCGTCGCGCCAAGAGCAAAGGAGGCAATCGCGTTGAAGAATTCGATGTCGATCGGGCTCTGATCGCCAGGCGTGACGCTATCGCCTCAAAAGTGGCGAGTTTGGGTAAAGAGCTGGAGAACGAACGAGTCCTGTTGCGTTGTCAGAAAATCATACCGCTGCATCCCGGCGCCAAGATGGGAGCCCAATACGAGATACTGCTCAGCATATACGATGACAACGGCAACCTGATTCCCGCCGGCGACTTTGTGCGCGCAGCGGAAACCTACAAGCGAATGCAGGCGGTGGATCGCTGGGTGGTCGGACATATGCTGGATTGGATGTCTAAGAATCGACAGCAGATTGAAACGATGGGCGGGGTCAGCATTAACCTTTCCGGTCACTCTTTGAATGATGAGGGATTGCTGGAGTTTATCTTTGAGCGGCTGACCAAATACGACTGCCCCATGGACAAAATGTGCTTCGAAATCACGGAGGCGGCGGCGATTTCGAATCTCTGCGATGTTTCCGAGTTTATTGTGGAGCTGCAAGAATATGGCTGCCGTTTTTGCCTGGGTGATTTCGGCACAGCGATGGCGTCCTATCAATATCTCAAGCAGTTGCCCGTTGATCTGATCAAGGTGGATGGCTCTTTTGTCAAAGACGTGGCGACCGACCAGAATGATCAAACGATGATTCGTTCAATGACGGAAATGGCGCACTACTTGGGGCGTGAGATTATTGCCCCGCAAGTGGAGACCAAAGAGTCATTGGAGATGCTGCAAAAGCTGGGCGTCGACTATGTGCAAGGCTTTTACATAGAGCGCCCGAAATCGCTGGCGAATTTCTAG
- the ntrC gene encoding nitrogen regulation protein NR(I), giving the protein MSASPNVWIIDDDRSIRWVLEKALEQAHLNTRSFESGDGVLHRLEREQPDAIISDIRMPGIDGLSLLGQIHTSYPHLPVIIMTAHSDLDSAVSSYQSGAFEYLPKPFDVDDAVSLVKRAVAHAQEQMATSRAPEGNSLSQDTEIIGEAPAMQEVFRAIGRLSHSNITVLINGESGTGKELVARALHQHSPRAGKPFIALNMAAIPKDLIESELFGHEKGSFTGAGGQRQGRFEQANGGALFLDEIGDMPPDTQTRLLRVLADGEFYRVGGATPIKVDVRIIAATHQNLEKLVQEGRFREDLFHRLNVIRVHLPKLSERREDIPKLAGHFLKKAAEELNVEPKVLKTEAEEYMCSLSWPGNVRQLENTCRWLTVMASGREIHVSDLPPELQEQSNHRSPTQDWQESLRTWAEQELKKGKSSLLDTAVPTFERIMIESALKQTAGRKRDAALLLGWGRNTLTRKIKELGMAGHDESEDDD; this is encoded by the coding sequence ATGAGCGCATCACCCAACGTATGGATCATAGATGATGATCGTTCAATTCGATGGGTCTTAGAAAAAGCCCTGGAGCAGGCGCATCTGAATACCCGATCATTTGAGTCCGGGGACGGCGTTCTGCATCGCCTGGAGCGGGAGCAGCCGGATGCGATTATCAGCGACATCCGCATGCCCGGCATTGACGGCTTGAGCCTGTTGGGACAGATTCACACCAGCTACCCGCACCTGCCAGTTATTATCATGACCGCGCATTCGGATCTTGATAGCGCGGTATCCTCCTATCAAAGCGGCGCGTTTGAATACCTTCCCAAACCTTTCGACGTGGACGACGCCGTCTCTCTGGTGAAACGCGCAGTGGCTCATGCGCAGGAACAGATGGCCACCAGCCGCGCGCCCGAGGGAAACTCATTGAGTCAGGATACGGAAATCATCGGGGAAGCCCCCGCCATGCAGGAAGTATTCAGGGCTATCGGCAGGCTTTCCCACAGTAATATCACGGTGTTAATCAACGGCGAGTCCGGCACCGGTAAAGAACTGGTCGCGCGCGCCCTGCATCAGCACAGCCCCAGAGCGGGCAAACCTTTTATCGCTCTCAACATGGCGGCGATACCAAAGGATCTCATTGAATCCGAATTGTTCGGACATGAAAAAGGCTCTTTTACTGGGGCTGGCGGTCAGCGTCAGGGACGTTTTGAGCAGGCCAACGGCGGCGCGCTCTTTCTGGATGAGATAGGAGATATGCCGCCGGATACCCAAACTCGCCTGCTCCGAGTGTTGGCGGATGGCGAGTTCTATCGGGTCGGCGGCGCCACGCCCATAAAAGTGGATGTGCGCATTATCGCCGCCACACATCAAAACCTGGAAAAGCTGGTGCAGGAAGGGCGCTTTCGGGAAGACCTGTTCCATCGGTTGAATGTAATCCGGGTACATCTGCCGAAGCTTAGCGAGCGTCGGGAAGACATCCCTAAACTCGCTGGCCATTTCCTGAAAAAAGCGGCGGAAGAGCTGAATGTCGAGCCAAAGGTACTGAAAACCGAAGCGGAAGAATACATGTGTTCGCTTTCATGGCCCGGTAATGTAAGGCAGCTGGAAAACACCTGTCGCTGGCTCACGGTGATGGCCTCAGGCCGGGAAATTCACGTTTCCGACCTCCCTCCGGAACTCCAGGAGCAATCCAACCACCGTAGCCCGACTCAGGATTGGCAGGAGTCGTTGCGCACTTGGGCCGAGCAAGAACTCAAGAAAGGCAAGAGCAGCCTACTGGATACGGCAGTGCCGACGTTTGAACGCATCATGATAGAAAGCGCGCTTAAGCAAACGGCGGGAAGAAAACGCGACGCAGCGCTATTGCTTGGCTGGGGACGCAACACCCTCACCAGAAAAATCAAAGAACTGGGGATGGCGGGTCACGACGAAAGCGAAGATGATGATTAA
- the glnL gene encoding nitrogen regulation protein NR(II), whose protein sequence is MLPIVFQTRLLENLTTSVLVIDPQQRIAFSNSSAEVLLETSEQRANGATIKDLLIEGSSTLTGLEECLRTGQTYTQREAEFLLPSGSRLLVDYTVSPVHIASDVYVIMEIQPRDRLLRISREEELLSKQETSRILIRGLAHEIKNPLGGIRGAAQLLDKELKEEGLHDYTRIIIDEADRLRNLVDRMLGPNRSFKQEPTNIHEVLERVYSLIEVESAGKIKLIRDYDPSIPEFAGDKEQLIQAFLNICRNAMQAFEDYTPPGSGGPQILLRTRPLRQFTIGHMRHRLVVRVDVIDNGPGIPSEFLNNIFYPMVSGRAQGTGLGLSITQSIIGQHKGLVECESQPGSTNFIIFIPLEPLS, encoded by the coding sequence ATGCTACCCATCGTTTTTCAGACTCGCTTACTCGAAAATCTGACCACTTCCGTACTGGTTATTGACCCCCAGCAGCGGATTGCTTTTAGTAATTCATCCGCCGAAGTGTTGCTGGAAACCAGTGAGCAAAGGGCCAACGGGGCCACGATAAAAGATTTGCTGATAGAAGGTAGCTCCACACTGACCGGACTGGAAGAATGTCTGCGCACCGGCCAGACCTATACTCAAAGAGAAGCGGAGTTTCTACTGCCTTCAGGGAGTCGTCTCCTGGTTGATTACACAGTCTCTCCCGTGCATATCGCCAGCGACGTTTACGTCATCATGGAGATTCAACCTCGTGACCGCCTCTTACGCATCAGTCGCGAAGAAGAGCTGCTCTCCAAACAAGAAACCTCCCGAATCTTGATTCGCGGACTCGCCCATGAAATCAAAAACCCTTTGGGCGGCATTCGCGGCGCAGCTCAGCTTTTGGATAAAGAACTAAAAGAAGAGGGGCTGCATGACTACACCCGCATCATCATTGATGAGGCGGATAGGCTGCGCAACCTGGTTGACCGCATGCTCGGCCCCAATCGCAGCTTTAAACAGGAACCGACCAATATCCATGAAGTGCTGGAGCGGGTATACAGCCTGATTGAAGTAGAAAGCGCCGGCAAGATAAAGCTCATCCGCGATTACGATCCCAGTATTCCTGAGTTCGCCGGCGACAAGGAGCAGCTTATTCAGGCCTTCCTGAATATTTGTCGCAACGCCATGCAGGCCTTTGAGGACTACACGCCCCCCGGATCTGGCGGCCCGCAAATATTATTGCGTACGCGCCCGCTCAGGCAATTCACGATCGGTCATATGCGGCATCGCCTGGTGGTAAGAGTAGACGTCATTGATAACGGTCCCGGCATACCGTCCGAATTCCTGAATAATATTTTCTACCCGATGGTGAGCGGTCGCGCACAGGGGACGGGTCTGGGGCTTTCCATAACACAAAGCATAATCGGACAACATAAAGGGCTGGTTGAATGTGAAAGCCAGCCCGGCAGTACGAACTTCATCATATTTATTCCACTGGAGCCACTATCATGA
- a CDS encoding DUF4124 domain-containing protein produces MKSRFAYILIFSALFSSYSGLACAEIYRWVDAQGNVEYSDQEREGAEKVEVGPTATITMPKMADIPPRSSDEPESAPSSYYATLNITFPTNDSAFHSGNGDLTVLFTSDPTLYPNHSYRVSLDGAPVGTTKDNFLELKGIDRGTHTVSLDVIDNSGVIQSTTPVQFTIHRPSVKN; encoded by the coding sequence ATGAAATCTCGGTTCGCTTATATTCTTATTTTTTCCGCGCTTTTTTCTTCTTACTCGGGCTTGGCCTGCGCTGAAATCTACCGTTGGGTTGACGCACAAGGCAATGTGGAATATTCAGACCAGGAGAGAGAGGGCGCAGAGAAAGTCGAGGTCGGCCCAACCGCAACGATAACCATGCCTAAAATGGCGGATATACCCCCCCGCAGCAGTGACGAACCGGAGTCCGCGCCGTCAAGCTATTACGCGACGCTGAATATAACTTTTCCTACCAATGACAGCGCTTTTCATTCCGGTAATGGCGATCTGACGGTCTTATTCACATCAGACCCCACCCTGTATCCCAATCACAGCTACCGAGTTTCGTTGGACGGAGCCCCTGTTGGAACAACCAAGGACAATTTTCTTGAGCTGAAGGGCATCGACCGAGGAACCCATACCGTTTCTCTGGATGTCATCGACAACTCCGGCGTAATCCAAAGCACAACGCCCGTACAGTTTACGATCCATCGCCCCAGTGTAAAAAACTAA
- the glnA gene encoding glutamate--ammonia ligase, with amino-acid sequence MSEKTLNLIKEHEVKWVDMRFTDTKGKEQHVTIPASEISPEFFQEGKMFDGSSIAGWKGINESDMILLADDETAVIDPFTEETTLNLTCNIIEPTTMQGYNRDPRSIAQRAEEYLKSTGIADTVLFGPEPEFFIFDSVKWKSDINGAMYEIYSEEAAWVSGDDFEKNNVGHRPGVKGGYFPVPPVDSLHDLRGAMCAAMESMGLTIEVHHHEVGTAGQCEIGVGANTLTRKADEVQILKYCVHNVAHAYGKTATFMPKPLVGDNGSGMHCHQSLSKDGKNIFSGDGYAGLSDIALYYIGGIIKHARVLNAFTNPSTNAYKRLVPGFEAPVMLAYSARNRSASIRIPFVTNPKARRIEVRFPDPSANPYLAFAAMLMAGLDGIQNKIHPGDAMDKDLYDLPKEEAMNIPTVCSSLSQALDYAEKDFEFLTKGDVFTKDMIEAYIELKRKEVERLDMTTHPVEFEMYYSV; translated from the coding sequence ATGTCAGAGAAAACTCTGAATCTTATTAAAGAGCACGAAGTTAAATGGGTTGACATGCGCTTTACCGACACCAAGGGTAAAGAGCAGCACGTGACTATCCCTGCTAGCGAAATCTCTCCGGAATTCTTTCAAGAAGGCAAAATGTTTGACGGTTCCTCCATCGCTGGCTGGAAAGGCATCAACGAGTCAGACATGATTCTGCTGGCGGACGACGAAACTGCGGTTATTGATCCGTTCACAGAAGAGACCACCCTGAACCTGACCTGTAACATTATCGAACCCACCACCATGCAGGGTTACAACCGCGACCCACGCTCTATCGCACAGCGCGCGGAAGAGTACCTGAAGTCCACGGGCATTGCGGACACTGTACTGTTCGGACCAGAGCCTGAGTTCTTCATTTTCGACAGCGTAAAATGGAAGTCCGACATCAACGGCGCCATGTACGAAATCTACTCTGAAGAAGCCGCCTGGGTATCTGGCGACGACTTCGAGAAAAACAACGTTGGTCACCGTCCCGGCGTAAAAGGCGGCTACTTCCCTGTACCTCCGGTCGACTCTCTGCATGACCTGCGCGGCGCGATGTGCGCAGCGATGGAATCCATGGGCTTGACCATCGAAGTACACCACCACGAAGTAGGCACCGCAGGTCAGTGTGAAATCGGCGTTGGCGCCAATACTCTGACCCGCAAAGCGGACGAAGTGCAAATTCTGAAGTACTGCGTACACAACGTAGCGCATGCTTACGGCAAGACCGCAACCTTTATGCCCAAGCCTTTGGTTGGCGATAACGGTTCTGGCATGCACTGTCACCAGTCCCTGTCCAAAGACGGCAAAAACATCTTCTCCGGCGACGGCTATGCAGGTCTTAGCGACATAGCTTTGTACTACATCGGCGGCATCATCAAGCATGCTCGCGTACTGAACGCTTTCACCAACCCTTCCACCAACGCATATAAGCGTCTGGTTCCTGGTTTTGAAGCGCCGGTTATGCTGGCTTACTCCGCACGTAACCGCTCTGCGTCCATCCGTATTCCTTTCGTGACCAACCCGAAAGCGCGCCGGATCGAAGTTCGCTTCCCAGACCCATCCGCCAACCCTTACCTGGCCTTCGCGGCCATGTTGATGGCGGGTCTGGACGGCATCCAGAACAAGATCCACCCTGGCGACGCTATGGACAAGGATCTGTACGATCTGCCGAAAGAAGAAGCCATGAACATCCCAACTGTTTGTAGCTCTCTATCACAAGCTCTGGATTACGCAGAAAAAGACTTCGAGTTCCTGACTAAAGGCGACGTGTTCACTAAGGACATGATCGAAGCTTACATTGAGTTGAAGCGTAAAGAAGTAGAACGTCTGGACATGACCACTCACCCGGTCGAGTTCGAGATGTACTACTCTGTATAA
- the typA gene encoding translational GTPase TypA, which yields MIEKLRNIAIIAHVDHGKTTLVDKLLQQSGTLGRKDMDAERVMDSNDQERERGITILAKNTAIKWNDYRINIVDTPGHADFGGEVERVLSMVDSVLLLVDAVDGPMPQTRFVTQKAFARGLKPIVVVNKVDRPGARPDWVVGEVMDLFDRLGATEEQLDFPVIYASALNGIAGLEPDALQQDMTPLFEMVVEKVPAPSVDVNGPFQMQISALDYNSYVGVIGIGRVSRGKVKTNTPVVVVDRDGGKRNGRVLTVMGYHGLQRVDVPEAEAGDIICVTGLDELNISDTLCSPERPEALPALIVDEPTVSMTFQVNDSPFAGKEGKYVTSRNIKERLEKELLYNVALRVEQGDSPDKFIVSGRGELHLSVLIETMRREGFELGVSRPEVIVKEIDGQKVEPYEQVIIDVEDEHQGSIMEVMGLRRGELVNMIPDGKGRTRLEFIVPSRGLIGFRSQFLTMTSGTGILTHIFDHYGPVKEGVNVERNNGVLISNVAGKVLAYALFNLQDRGRLFVDPNIEVYEGMIIGLHSRDNDLVVNPTKAKQLTNIRAAGTDENILLTPPIRFSLEQALEFVEDDELVEVTPSNIRIRKKLLKEHERKRADRSKD from the coding sequence GTGATCGAGAAATTAAGAAATATTGCTATCATTGCCCACGTTGACCACGGTAAAACTACTCTGGTCGACAAACTCCTTCAGCAGTCGGGCACCTTAGGCCGCAAGGACATGGACGCTGAACGCGTTATGGATTCCAATGATCAGGAACGTGAGCGCGGCATTACTATATTGGCGAAAAATACCGCCATCAAGTGGAATGATTACCGAATTAATATCGTAGACACACCTGGGCACGCTGACTTTGGCGGCGAAGTTGAACGTGTTCTGTCTATGGTTGACTCTGTTCTCCTGCTCGTCGATGCAGTTGACGGTCCTATGCCGCAAACTCGCTTCGTAACTCAAAAGGCGTTTGCTCGCGGTCTGAAGCCTATCGTTGTCGTCAATAAAGTCGATCGTCCTGGCGCCCGTCCTGATTGGGTCGTCGGTGAAGTGATGGACCTTTTTGATCGCCTGGGCGCTACAGAAGAACAGCTGGATTTCCCTGTTATTTACGCTTCAGCATTGAACGGCATTGCGGGGCTTGAGCCGGATGCGTTGCAACAAGACATGACGCCTCTGTTTGAAATGGTAGTTGAGAAGGTGCCCGCGCCGTCTGTCGATGTTAATGGCCCTTTCCAAATGCAGATTAGCGCCCTCGATTACAACAGTTATGTTGGCGTTATCGGAATAGGACGCGTTTCCCGCGGTAAAGTAAAAACCAATACGCCTGTCGTCGTGGTTGATCGCGATGGAGGCAAGCGTAATGGACGCGTATTGACGGTAATGGGCTATCACGGCCTGCAGCGTGTGGACGTGCCTGAAGCGGAAGCTGGGGACATTATCTGTGTTACGGGGCTGGATGAGCTGAATATCTCCGATACGTTATGTAGCCCTGAGCGCCCGGAAGCACTGCCGGCGTTGATCGTGGACGAGCCAACTGTCAGCATGACATTCCAGGTCAACGACTCCCCATTCGCTGGTAAAGAAGGCAAGTACGTCACCAGTAGAAATATCAAGGAGCGTCTGGAGAAAGAGCTGCTGTACAACGTAGCTTTGCGTGTAGAGCAAGGCGACTCTCCTGACAAATTTATCGTATCCGGTCGCGGCGAGTTGCACTTGTCCGTATTGATCGAAACCATGCGTCGCGAAGGATTTGAGTTAGGCGTTTCTCGTCCAGAAGTTATCGTGAAAGAAATTGACGGACAGAAAGTTGAGCCATACGAGCAGGTGATCATCGACGTGGAAGATGAGCACCAGGGATCGATCATGGAAGTAATGGGCCTGCGCCGTGGTGAGCTGGTTAACATGATTCCAGATGGCAAAGGACGCACACGTCTGGAGTTTATTGTGCCTTCTCGAGGCCTGATCGGCTTCCGTTCTCAGTTTCTCACCATGACTTCAGGTACGGGCATCCTGACCCACATCTTCGATCATTATGGTCCTGTGAAAGAAGGCGTGAACGTTGAGCGTAACAATGGCGTTCTTATCTCCAACGTAGCGGGTAAAGTATTAGCATACGCTCTGTTTAACCTGCAGGATCGTGGTCGCCTGTTCGTGGATCCAAACATCGAAGTCTACGAAGGCATGATTATCGGCTTACATAGCCGAGATAACGATTTGGTTGTTAATCCAACCAAAGCCAAGCAGCTGACCAACATTCGCGCTGCAGGTACGGACGAAAATATTCTTCTGACTCCGCCGATTCGTTTCTCTTTGGAGCAGGCGTTAGAGTTTGTTGAAGACGATGAGCTGGTTGAGGTGACGCCCAGCAACATAAGGATTCGCAAGAAGTTGCTGAAAGAGCATGAGCGTAAGCGCGCTGACCGTAGTAAGGACTGA